From Echinicola jeungdonensis, the proteins below share one genomic window:
- a CDS encoding RagB/SusD family nutrient uptake outer membrane protein: MKKMILKFSRKLTLALIVVMGFLGGCSLDEEVYSIYTPENFYSNEKEVLSSLSGVYRNFAQITGMGVEYRTLELSADQVVVHGKIQGWWANSSFEQLMEHEWDASHSYISGTWNTMFGTVGQANALIASLDASGLENIEGPRAELKALRAFAYFYLIDLFGNVPIFTAPKVDPLNLPTQNTRVEVFDFIEKELEEALVDLPSQTEVGAEYYGRFTKEAAYTLMAHLYLNAEVFTGTAQYDKAVEYADKVIQSGAYELLPNYFDNFKHDNENNSEYIFGGVYTPNIPGGIGHPLVQKVLPGISGGLFGLPYTPQNGFGTRPSVVDLYEEQDDRFNMYLTPGVLKDPRNGETVMVERIVPDNNSQLYKPGVSSEGPVPYEIIPATGIRNQPMNAGTKWIKWGLDPNTNGGNAGNDIAFFRYADVLLIKAEGLARMGNFGEATDLVNLVRDRSNASLLSTVTLQDILDERGRELAFELCRRRDLIRFGQFNDPWEFKEASEDYRTLYPIPSTAIDANPNLSQNEGYQ, translated from the coding sequence ATGAAAAAGATGATACTTAAATTTTCACGCAAATTGACCTTGGCCTTAATAGTGGTTATGGGATTTTTGGGTGGATGTTCGCTAGATGAGGAAGTTTATTCCATATATACACCAGAAAATTTCTATTCCAACGAAAAGGAAGTTCTTTCCTCTTTGTCTGGAGTCTACCGGAATTTTGCCCAAATCACCGGAATGGGTGTTGAATACAGGACTTTGGAATTATCAGCCGACCAGGTGGTTGTTCATGGAAAGATTCAAGGTTGGTGGGCCAATAGCAGTTTTGAGCAATTGATGGAACATGAATGGGACGCTAGCCATTCCTATATTTCCGGCACATGGAACACCATGTTTGGCACTGTAGGACAGGCCAATGCTTTAATTGCCTCATTGGATGCTTCTGGCCTTGAAAACATTGAAGGTCCAAGGGCGGAATTAAAAGCTTTAAGGGCTTTTGCTTATTTCTATTTGATAGACCTTTTTGGAAATGTCCCGATTTTCACTGCTCCAAAGGTGGATCCGTTGAACCTTCCTACCCAAAACACCCGGGTCGAAGTATTTGACTTTATCGAAAAAGAACTGGAAGAAGCCCTGGTAGACCTACCTTCCCAGACAGAAGTTGGAGCTGAGTACTATGGCCGTTTTACCAAAGAAGCTGCCTACACCTTGATGGCTCACCTTTATCTTAATGCAGAAGTATTTACAGGCACGGCCCAATATGATAAAGCAGTGGAATATGCAGACAAGGTGATCCAATCCGGTGCATATGAATTATTGCCCAATTATTTTGATAATTTTAAGCATGATAATGAGAATAATTCCGAGTATATATTTGGAGGAGTTTATACCCCAAATATACCTGGAGGAATAGGGCATCCTTTGGTACAAAAAGTACTGCCTGGAATTAGCGGGGGTCTATTTGGTTTGCCTTATACCCCGCAGAATGGATTCGGAACGCGGCCATCTGTGGTGGATCTCTATGAAGAACAGGATGATCGTTTTAATATGTACCTGACCCCAGGAGTTTTGAAAGATCCCCGTAATGGCGAAACTGTCATGGTAGAAAGGATTGTCCCTGATAACAACAGCCAATTATACAAGCCTGGTGTCTCTTCAGAAGGGCCAGTTCCTTATGAGATTATTCCTGCCACAGGCATTAGAAACCAGCCCATGAATGCTGGTACAAAATGGATCAAGTGGGGATTGGATCCCAATACCAATGGCGGAAATGCCGGTAATGATATTGCTTTTTTCAGATACGCTGATGTATTGCTGATCAAAGCAGAAGGTCTTGCTAGAATGGGAAATTTTGGAGAAGCCACTGACCTTGTCAATCTAGTGAGAGACCGCAGCAATGCCAGTTTGTTGAGTACAGTAACGCTCCAAGATATTTTGGACGAAAGAGGCAGGGAATTGGCATTTGAGCTTTGCCGGAGAAGGGATTTAATCCGCTTTGGACAATTTAACGATCCCTGGGAGTTTAAAGAGGCTTCTGAAGATTACAGGACACTTTATCCCATACCCAGCACGGCCATTGATGCTAATCCTAACCTGTCACAAAATGAAGGTTATCAATAA
- a CDS encoding SusC/RagA family TonB-linked outer membrane protein, giving the protein MFRNFKLPSGMFKGSLLLTLSLGVLDHPQVLAFDETHKLKSGIELSTSSQTLEKTITGTVISSEDNLPLPGVSILVKGSSKGTVTDIDGKYTLEVPDENAVLIFSSIGFKKQEITVGERTTIDITMQMDTKQLGEVVVVGYGTQRRKDITGSVSSVSSKEFNTGISVAPEQLMQGKVAGVNIVQNSGQPGAPSTVRIRGVNSISAGNDPLYVIDGVPMQFGSANKFVSGMQGSSPFTSEGTNPLNSINPADIESIDILKDASATAIYGSRGANGVIIITTKSKSMGEAVTYDSYVGVSNIRKTLPVLSADEYRNYAESIDIPYPDEGANTFWQDEVFRTGLTHNHNVGFGGGNVSSSYRASFGHTSQEGILRSSGLKKYTGRFNGTHKAMEGKLRLGINMTYGKTNEDNTPISSNINNEGGNILKDAIRWAPTLPVRNSDGSFYQLGQLRINPVSWVEVDDERNTNLFLGNVDIAFDIMNDLTFKVNLGHTDENVERYTNMPATHPSGESEGGRASINKLRNFSSIMEATLTYNKNLSPNTNLNILGGYSFQRFVTQYTFTDANNFVSSSVKWNLIQSGNILANTSYKSANRLASVFGRANFRLKDRYMFTFTLRNDGSSRFGENNRWGLFPSGAFAWNINEEEFFKSNTIDNLKLRLGYGVTGNQEIPNDLYRQQLSIAGSSVYVLGGEAIPSVLPTNYANPDLQWEQTNQLNVGLDFGFLDGRLTGTIDYYEKYTNNLLLQFSTAAPSVVNTQWANVGKVENKGIEFALNAGLIVDRPVTWDMSFNVSHNKNEVVSLSNDQFSRDEIRTAPLSGVITPKDFSQIIKPGLSLGTFYGRKFTGFDENGMETYLDEDGVDGADLVVIGNAQPDLNFGMSHQWKWKNFDASVSLRGVVGNEVLNNTGAEFSYTNSFPGINILRSALDSDVSRDQTAQFSSRWLEDGSFLRLDNMNIGYNFDVSSLDFLGKARIYVTGQNLFVLTGYSGFDPEVRTNTNAGGPAAIGIDYLSYPRPRVFMLGGSISFK; this is encoded by the coding sequence ATGTTTAGAAATTTTAAACTTCCTTCCGGGATGTTTAAGGGGAGCTTATTATTAACGCTTTCCTTAGGTGTCCTGGATCACCCTCAAGTGCTCGCTTTTGATGAGACTCACAAATTAAAAAGTGGAATTGAATTATCCACTTCATCCCAAACCTTAGAAAAAACTATTACTGGTACCGTGATTTCCAGTGAAGACAATTTGCCCTTGCCGGGAGTAAGTATTCTGGTAAAAGGGAGTTCCAAAGGAACTGTTACCGATATTGACGGTAAATACACCCTGGAGGTTCCTGATGAGAATGCGGTATTGATCTTCAGCTCCATTGGTTTTAAGAAACAGGAAATTACAGTTGGAGAAAGGACTACCATTGATATTACCATGCAAATGGACACCAAGCAGCTAGGTGAAGTAGTTGTGGTGGGCTATGGCACCCAGAGAAGAAAAGATATTACCGGATCTGTTTCCTCCGTTAGTTCCAAGGAATTTAATACCGGAATCTCTGTAGCCCCTGAGCAATTGATGCAGGGAAAAGTAGCAGGGGTAAACATTGTGCAAAACAGTGGTCAGCCCGGGGCCCCTTCCACGGTTAGGATCCGTGGGGTAAACTCCATTTCAGCAGGTAATGATCCATTGTACGTTATAGATGGAGTTCCCATGCAATTTGGTTCTGCCAATAAGTTTGTATCAGGGATGCAGGGTAGTTCCCCTTTTACTTCAGAGGGAACGAATCCCCTGAATTCGATTAACCCTGCCGATATTGAATCTATCGATATTCTCAAGGATGCTTCGGCCACGGCAATCTATGGTTCCAGAGGTGCTAATGGGGTGATTATCATCACCACCAAAAGCAAAAGTATGGGAGAGGCCGTTACCTATGATTCTTATGTTGGGGTTTCAAATATTAGGAAAACCCTGCCGGTTTTATCTGCTGATGAATATAGGAACTACGCTGAATCCATCGATATACCTTATCCTGATGAAGGTGCAAATACTTTTTGGCAGGATGAAGTATTCAGGACCGGCCTAACCCATAACCATAATGTTGGCTTTGGTGGGGGAAATGTATCCAGTAGTTACCGGGCTTCCTTTGGTCATACCAGCCAGGAAGGAATATTGAGGTCATCTGGCCTAAAAAAATACACTGGTAGGTTCAATGGAACCCATAAAGCTATGGAAGGAAAGCTTAGATTGGGAATCAATATGACTTATGGAAAGACCAATGAAGACAATACCCCAATTTCTTCCAATATCAATAATGAAGGTGGAAATATCCTAAAGGACGCCATTCGATGGGCACCAACCTTGCCTGTTAGAAATTCAGATGGATCTTTCTACCAGCTTGGTCAATTACGTATCAACCCGGTTTCCTGGGTTGAAGTAGATGATGAAAGGAATACCAATTTATTTTTAGGCAATGTGGATATTGCATTCGATATCATGAATGACCTTACTTTTAAGGTCAATTTGGGGCATACCGATGAAAACGTAGAGCGCTATACCAACATGCCCGCCACCCACCCTTCCGGAGAATCAGAAGGAGGAAGGGCTTCCATCAATAAACTGAGAAATTTCAGTTCCATAATGGAAGCTACCTTGACCTACAATAAAAATCTGTCTCCCAATACCAATTTAAATATCCTGGGTGGTTACTCTTTCCAACGTTTTGTGACCCAATATACTTTTACAGATGCCAATAACTTTGTGTCCAGTTCGGTAAAGTGGAACCTGATCCAATCTGGGAACATTCTTGCCAATACCTCTTATAAATCTGCCAATCGATTGGCTTCGGTTTTTGGGCGGGCCAACTTTAGGTTAAAGGATCGCTACATGTTTACTTTTACCCTAAGGAATGATGGCTCCAGTAGATTTGGGGAAAACAACCGTTGGGGACTTTTTCCTTCCGGAGCTTTTGCCTGGAATATTAATGAAGAGGAGTTTTTCAAGTCAAACACCATAGATAACTTAAAATTAAGATTGGGATATGGTGTAACGGGTAATCAGGAAATCCCCAATGACCTTTATAGGCAGCAATTGTCTATTGCTGGCTCTTCAGTCTACGTATTAGGAGGAGAGGCCATTCCAAGTGTTTTACCTACCAACTATGCAAACCCTGATTTACAGTGGGAGCAAACAAACCAGTTGAATGTGGGACTTGATTTTGGCTTTTTGGACGGTCGCTTAACGGGTACCATTGATTATTATGAGAAATACACTAACAACTTGTTGTTGCAATTTTCAACCGCAGCTCCCTCTGTAGTCAATACCCAATGGGCTAATGTGGGTAAAGTGGAAAATAAAGGGATAGAATTTGCATTAAATGCAGGCCTAATTGTGGATAGGCCCGTCACCTGGGACATGAGTTTCAATGTTTCCCACAATAAAAATGAGGTGGTATCCCTTTCCAATGATCAATTTTCTCGGGATGAAATCAGGACTGCTCCACTTTCAGGGGTGATTACCCCAAAGGATTTCTCCCAAATCATCAAACCAGGTTTATCCTTAGGAACCTTTTATGGAAGAAAGTTTACCGGCTTTGATGAAAATGGTATGGAGACCTATCTGGATGAAGATGGGGTAGATGGAGCTGATTTGGTGGTAATTGGCAATGCCCAACCCGATTTGAATTTTGGAATGAGCCACCAATGGAAATGGAAAAATTTTGATGCTTCCGTTAGTTTGAGAGGAGTGGTAGGTAATGAGGTTTTGAACAATACCGGAGCAGAATTTTCCTATACCAACTCATTCCCAGGGATAAATATTCTGAGGTCAGCCTTAGATTCAGATGTTAGCCGTGACCAGACCGCTCAATTTTCCTCTAGATGGTTGGAGGATGGTAGCTTCTTGAGACTAGATAACATGAATATCGGATACAACTTTGATGTGTCCAGTCTTGACTTTCTTGGCAAGGCCAGGATTTATGTGACAGGACAAAACCTGTTTGTCTTGACTGGTTATTCAGGGTTCGATCCAGAGGTAAGAACCAATACCAATGCAGGTGGACCTGCGGCGATTGGTATCGATTACCTGTCTTATCCAAGGCCACGGGTGTTTATGTTGGGAGGCAGCATCTCTTTCAAATAA
- a CDS encoding glycoside hydrolase family 2 TIM barrel-domain containing protein, which translates to MKLKLLEKAKPKVNLTLILSFLTGLLMLPQMLSAQQKETMYLSGTDNENTVIWDFFCTGGRKSGFWTKIEVPSHWEQQGFGTYNYGRDYVTYGKSFEFADEKGMYKHSFDVPADWDGKKVELVFEGSMTDTEVKVNGQSAGEIHQGAFYRFKYDITDLLNPGEENLLEVTVSKMSSDHSVNRAERYADYWIFGGIFRPVYLQAFPKEHIAHTAIAAEVDGSFKAEIHTEESPRRGQIKAEITDLQGNVIKILDARVSRDGLTTIQGKVEGIKTWTSETPNLYELHLSLKDGDEVLHTSKERFGFRTIEIRKGDGIYVNGTKIKLKGVNRHCFWPETGRSLNPTIDLNDILLIKEMNMNAVRTAHYPPDPSFLDLCDSLGLYVMDELGGWQNAYDTEPGEKLVKEMVMRDVNHPSIIFWSNGNEGGTNKELDDDFLMYDPSNRPVLHAHHRPGNDFNGVDTNHYENYESLLNLLDRDSLIYIPTEFLHGQDDGGAASGLHDYWEAMWNSKLSGGGFLWVLSDEGIVRTDIHNKIDVNRLNAPDGLVGPFRQKEGSVFAIREIYSPVKIQLDKLPADFDGTLDLENRYHFNNLKEVKFEWKLVDYHQPSHPQTGNRVLSSGEFEGPDVAPTKSGHIQIPLPQNWQESEGLRLTATDPHGDEIYTWSWPVAPVKELMTKIEDQSQGKEGPYGEKDGMVSISGGGFTLTFDKETGKLSKIEKPSGPELSFNNGPTFTQGDSPVSSVTHEEVNGSQMFKVKYEGALKYANWTIQPNGWVSLTYEYELPDGEYPYMGISFDYPEANVISAKWLGNGPYRVWKNRPQGQFGLHQNLYNDTHTGAVPWNYPEFKGYFSDIAWMEINTAQGKFYVVSSEDNLFVRLFDFYGLSGPTSYPKLPTGDISFLDGIPGLGSKLALGITSRAGVYGPQGDDNKVGGPIKRTLYFYFGLLQETP; encoded by the coding sequence ATGAAATTGAAATTACTGGAAAAAGCAAAACCTAAAGTCAATTTGACTCTTATTTTATCCTTTTTGACAGGGCTTTTGATGTTACCTCAAATGCTATCTGCCCAGCAAAAGGAAACCATGTATTTGAGTGGTACGGATAATGAAAATACCGTTATCTGGGATTTTTTCTGTACTGGCGGCAGAAAAAGTGGTTTTTGGACCAAAATTGAAGTTCCGTCCCATTGGGAACAACAAGGTTTTGGTACCTATAACTATGGCAGGGATTATGTAACCTACGGCAAGTCTTTTGAATTTGCTGATGAAAAAGGCATGTATAAACACAGCTTTGATGTACCAGCAGATTGGGATGGCAAAAAGGTAGAACTGGTTTTCGAAGGTTCCATGACCGATACCGAGGTAAAAGTAAACGGCCAATCGGCTGGAGAAATCCATCAAGGGGCCTTTTACAGGTTTAAATATGACATCACCGACTTGTTGAATCCTGGTGAGGAAAATTTACTGGAAGTTACCGTAAGCAAAATGTCCTCTGATCATTCTGTTAACAGGGCAGAGAGATATGCAGATTATTGGATCTTTGGCGGGATCTTCAGACCTGTTTACCTGCAGGCATTCCCTAAGGAGCACATTGCTCACACGGCCATAGCCGCTGAAGTTGACGGTTCTTTTAAAGCAGAAATCCATACAGAAGAAAGCCCAAGAAGGGGTCAGATCAAAGCGGAGATCACCGACCTGCAAGGAAATGTCATCAAAATATTAGATGCCAGGGTTAGCAGAGACGGCCTTACCACCATCCAGGGAAAGGTAGAAGGAATCAAAACCTGGACATCAGAAACCCCCAACCTATATGAACTTCACCTAAGCTTGAAAGATGGAGATGAAGTTTTGCATACCAGCAAGGAAAGATTTGGCTTTAGAACCATTGAAATCAGAAAAGGAGACGGCATTTATGTCAATGGCACCAAAATCAAATTAAAAGGTGTGAACAGACACTGCTTCTGGCCTGAAACAGGTAGGTCCCTGAACCCAACAATTGACCTCAATGATATCCTTTTGATCAAGGAAATGAATATGAATGCAGTGCGTACAGCCCACTACCCACCGGATCCTTCCTTCTTGGATCTTTGTGATTCCCTAGGACTTTATGTGATGGATGAATTGGGCGGTTGGCAAAATGCTTACGATACAGAACCTGGTGAAAAATTGGTGAAAGAAATGGTGATGAGGGATGTAAACCATCCTTCGATTATTTTCTGGAGCAATGGAAATGAGGGAGGAACCAATAAAGAATTGGATGATGACTTCTTAATGTACGACCCAAGCAACAGACCTGTATTGCATGCCCATCATAGACCAGGAAATGATTTCAATGGTGTCGATACCAATCATTATGAAAATTATGAAAGCCTTCTAAATTTACTAGATAGGGACAGCCTGATCTATATTCCTACCGAATTCCTGCATGGCCAGGATGATGGCGGTGCCGCTTCCGGTTTACATGATTATTGGGAAGCCATGTGGAATTCAAAATTGTCTGGTGGTGGGTTCCTTTGGGTCCTTTCTGATGAAGGGATTGTAAGAACAGATATTCACAATAAAATTGATGTCAATCGGCTTAATGCTCCTGATGGACTTGTTGGTCCTTTCAGGCAAAAAGAAGGAAGTGTATTTGCTATCAGGGAAATTTATTCCCCGGTGAAAATTCAATTGGATAAATTACCTGCTGATTTTGATGGAACTTTAGATTTAGAAAACAGATATCATTTCAACAACCTAAAAGAAGTTAAGTTTGAATGGAAATTGGTTGATTACCATCAGCCATCCCACCCACAAACAGGCAACAGGGTTCTGTCTTCCGGTGAATTCGAGGGTCCGGATGTAGCCCCTACCAAATCCGGTCATATTCAAATCCCTTTACCTCAAAACTGGCAGGAAAGTGAAGGATTGAGATTAACGGCAACTGATCCTCACGGGGATGAAATTTACACTTGGTCATGGCCTGTTGCTCCTGTAAAGGAACTAATGACCAAAATCGAGGATCAATCCCAGGGAAAAGAAGGACCTTATGGAGAAAAAGATGGAATGGTTTCCATCAGTGGGGGTGGGTTTACCCTTACCTTTGATAAAGAAACGGGAAAGCTAAGCAAAATCGAAAAACCTTCCGGGCCTGAGTTGTCATTCAATAATGGACCAACTTTTACCCAAGGTGACAGTCCGGTAAGCTCTGTGACCCATGAGGAGGTGAATGGTTCCCAAATGTTTAAAGTGAAATATGAAGGTGCATTGAAATATGCCAATTGGACTATTCAACCTAACGGTTGGGTTTCTCTAACTTATGAGTATGAATTGCCTGATGGAGAATATCCATATATGGGCATCAGTTTTGACTACCCCGAGGCCAACGTGATCAGTGCTAAATGGCTAGGAAATGGCCCATACAGAGTTTGGAAAAACAGACCTCAAGGTCAATTTGGGCTTCATCAAAACCTTTATAATGACACCCATACAGGAGCAGTTCCTTGGAATTATCCCGAATTTAAGGGATATTTTAGTGACATTGCCTGGATGGAAATCAATACCGCCCAAGGTAAGTTTTATGTTGTTTCCTCTGAGGACAATTTGTTTGTGAGGTTGTTTGACTTCTATGGTCTTTCCGGCCCAACATCCTATCCAAAACTGCCTACAGGTGATATTTCATTCCTGGATGGAATTCCTGGGCTTGGCAGTAAACTGGCCCTAGGAATAACTTCCAGGGCAGGTGTTTATGGTCCTCAAGGTGATGATAATAAAGTAGGTGGTCCAATAAAAAGAACTTTGTATTTTTACTTCGGTCTGTTACAGGAAACCCCTTAA
- the rhaM gene encoding L-rhamnose mutarotase, translated as MSQQFAFRMKLLPGYEEEYEKRHREIWPELVKLLKDSGVQDYSIYLDKETSTLFAVQTVKGESSSQDLGNTEIVQRWWAYMADIMETNKDNSPVTVPLKEVFTL; from the coding sequence ATGAGCCAACAATTTGCTTTTCGAATGAAATTACTTCCTGGCTATGAGGAAGAATATGAAAAGAGACACCGGGAAATCTGGCCTGAGCTGGTCAAGCTGTTAAAAGACAGCGGAGTGCAGGATTACAGCATTTACCTGGATAAGGAAACCTCAACCCTTTTTGCCGTGCAAACGGTAAAAGGGGAGAGTTCCTCTCAGGATTTGGGAAATACAGAAATTGTCCAGAGATGGTGGGCTTATATGGCGGACATCATGGAAACTAATAAGGATAATTCCCCGGTAACCGTTCCCCTCAAGGAAGTATTTACACTTTGA